One region of Halomonas huangheensis genomic DNA includes:
- the flhC gene encoding flagellar transcriptional regulator FlhC, giving the protein MATTKSLVGEMQQVQLAIDLIELGARLQVLETETDLSRARLIRLFKEVRGMSPPKGMLPFSTDWFITWLPNVHSSLFYAFYQRLLGQGCQRMEAFIKAYRLYTEQIDIDAAEPVLGLTRAWTLVRFFESDMLQLSTCTRCSGGFIAHAHSPSHDYVCGICQPPSRAGKTRQRQRGLQAEQAQTIFSHQA; this is encoded by the coding sequence ATGGCAACGACCAAGAGTCTTGTTGGTGAGATGCAGCAGGTGCAGCTGGCGATCGATCTGATTGAACTCGGTGCCCGCCTGCAAGTGCTCGAAACCGAGACGGATCTCAGCCGTGCGCGCCTGATCCGCCTGTTCAAGGAGGTTCGCGGCATGTCCCCGCCCAAGGGCATGTTGCCGTTCTCCACCGACTGGTTCATTACCTGGCTGCCGAACGTCCATTCCTCGCTGTTCTACGCCTTCTACCAGCGTCTGCTGGGGCAGGGCTGTCAGCGTATGGAAGCGTTCATCAAAGCGTACCGTCTCTATACCGAGCAGATCGATATCGATGCCGCCGAGCCGGTTCTCGGCCTGACTCGCGCCTGGACCCTGGTCCGCTTCTTCGAGAGCGACATGCTTCAGTTGTCGACCTGTACACGCTGCAGCGGTGGTTTCATTGCCCATGCGCACTCACCGTCTCACGACTATGTGTGCGGTATCTGTCAGCCACCCTCACGGGCTGGCAAGACTCGCCAGCGTCAACGCGGCCTCCAGGCCGAACAAGCACAGACCATATTCAGTCATCAGGCCTGA
- the motA gene encoding flagellar motor stator protein MotA, translating into MLIPIGFLVVLLSVFGGFVLSGGSLGPLFQPTELLMIGGAGLGAFIASNHGKALKATWRIFSRLRRSKRYNKEMYMELMALMYRLLSKARRDGMLAIERDIDSPDDSALFNEYPRVLADPMIMNFLTDYLRLMVAGSMEPMEIDELMLHEIEMFEQEGHIPADAIAKVGDAMPAFGIVAAVMGVVKALSTTAADPAEMGVMIAHALVGTFLGILLGYGFINPLASRIERQVGESVKMLQCLRVTLLASLHGYPPQLAVEFGRKALHTAERPSFTELEEYVREAKTSAGGA; encoded by the coding sequence GTGCTGATACCTATTGGATTTCTGGTCGTTCTGTTGTCTGTATTCGGCGGGTTCGTGCTCTCCGGCGGCAGTCTTGGCCCTCTGTTTCAGCCGACAGAGCTGCTGATGATCGGTGGCGCTGGTCTCGGTGCCTTTATCGCCTCCAACCATGGCAAGGCCCTCAAGGCCACCTGGCGCATCTTCTCTCGGTTGCGGCGCTCCAAGCGCTACAACAAGGAGATGTATATGGAGCTGATGGCGCTGATGTACCGCCTGCTGTCGAAGGCCCGGCGCGACGGCATGCTGGCCATCGAGCGGGACATCGACAGCCCCGACGACAGCGCGCTGTTCAATGAATACCCGCGAGTGCTGGCGGACCCCATGATCATGAACTTTCTCACCGACTACCTGCGCCTGATGGTCGCCGGCAGCATGGAGCCCATGGAAATCGATGAGCTGATGCTCCATGAGATCGAGATGTTCGAGCAGGAAGGCCACATCCCGGCGGATGCCATTGCCAAGGTCGGAGATGCGATGCCGGCGTTCGGCATCGTGGCCGCGGTCATGGGGGTGGTCAAGGCACTCAGCACCACCGCAGCCGATCCCGCCGAGATGGGGGTGATGATTGCCCATGCTCTGGTCGGCACCTTCCTCGGCATTCTACTCGGCTACGGCTTCATCAATCCGTTGGCCAGCCGCATCGAGCGCCAGGTCGGCGAATCGGTAAAGATGCTGCAGTGCCTGCGCGTCACGCTGCTGGCCAGCTTGCACGGCTATCCACCGCAACTGGCAGTGGAATTTGGTCGCAAGGCACTACACACCGCCGAGCGTCCGAGCTTCACCGAGCTGGAAGAATATGTCCGTGAAGCCAAGACGAGTGCGGGGGGCGCATGA
- the cheA gene encoding chemotaxis protein CheA, translated as MDLSDFYDTFFEEAEELLADMEGHLLALDPAAPDTEQLNAIFRAAHSIKGGAGTFGFDILQRTTHIFENLLDHTRRGELALRAETIDTFLETKDMLNDQLDAYRNGTSPDAEAYERICQTLQQIAEEEIGQRIDATGTPGQSDQTPSSPPDKNGEEARTEDSEEDLTSATPVTMEENAENLLQVTLIGLQDKDRELLIEELGQLGEVIARRGSDQRHEVILASSASAEDIEAVMCFIAAPEQVEVTRVEQQCATPSQETDTPPLEADTPPLEADTPIGADHDLSVTQRGSAASAATSTPQAAPSEPRNGKPAPRENSSIRVSVDKVDQIINLVGELIITQSMLDQTVSELEGINHPGLVSGMSLLQRNARDLQEAVMSIRMVPMDYVFSRFPRLIRDLAARLDKQIELVTEGEATELDKSLTERIIDPLTHLVRNSLDHGIESPQAREAAGKPPTGRLTLSAQHQGGNILIEVIDDGAGLDRQRILAKAIDSGLSVSESMSDEEVWQLIFAPGFSTAAEVSDVSGRGVGMDVVKRNIQAMGGHVEIHSQSGRGTTTRIVLPLTLAILDGMSIKVGDEMFILPLSAVIESLQPTQQDLYTMAGDDLMLRVREEYLPIVALHKALDVAHAGTEPKDCIAVIVQGEGRRYALLVDDLIGQQQVVVKNLETNYRRVPGVSAATILGNGSVALILDIADLHRLYQRKKHRELSTSPDKALSLSTSPSTTPAEDNTP; from the coding sequence ATGGACCTTTCTGACTTCTACGACACCTTCTTCGAGGAAGCCGAGGAACTGCTGGCCGATATGGAGGGCCATCTGCTGGCTTTGGACCCAGCCGCTCCCGACACTGAGCAGCTCAACGCCATCTTCCGCGCCGCACACTCGATCAAGGGCGGGGCCGGCACTTTCGGCTTCGATATTCTGCAGCGCACCACGCATATCTTCGAGAACCTGCTGGACCATACTCGGCGGGGCGAGCTGGCGCTGCGTGCCGAGACCATCGACACCTTCCTGGAAACCAAGGACATGCTCAACGATCAGCTCGATGCCTATCGTAATGGCACATCACCGGATGCCGAGGCCTACGAGCGTATCTGCCAAACACTGCAGCAGATTGCCGAGGAAGAGATCGGTCAACGCATTGACGCTACCGGCACTCCGGGCCAGTCCGACCAGACACCCAGCTCTCCACCAGACAAGAACGGAGAGGAAGCCCGAACAGAAGATAGCGAGGAAGACCTCACCTCCGCCACTCCAGTCACCATGGAAGAAAACGCGGAAAACCTGCTGCAGGTAACGCTGATCGGCCTGCAGGACAAGGATCGCGAGCTGTTGATTGAAGAACTCGGTCAGCTCGGTGAGGTCATCGCACGACGTGGCAGCGATCAGCGCCACGAAGTCATTCTGGCCAGCAGCGCCAGTGCCGAGGATATCGAGGCAGTGATGTGCTTCATCGCCGCTCCGGAACAGGTCGAGGTCACCCGCGTAGAGCAGCAATGTGCCACGCCCTCGCAGGAAACCGACACGCCCCCGCTGGAAGCCGACACGCCCCCGCTGGAGGCCGACACCCCCATCGGTGCCGATCATGACCTCAGTGTCACCCAGCGCGGTAGTGCCGCTTCTGCCGCGACATCCACTCCCCAGGCGGCCCCCTCGGAGCCCCGCAACGGCAAACCAGCACCACGCGAGAACAGCTCGATTCGTGTCTCGGTGGACAAGGTTGATCAGATCATCAACCTGGTGGGCGAACTGATCATCACACAATCAATGCTCGACCAGACCGTCAGCGAACTGGAGGGCATCAATCATCCGGGGCTGGTCAGTGGCATGAGCCTGCTGCAGCGTAACGCCCGAGACCTCCAGGAAGCGGTGATGTCGATTCGCATGGTGCCCATGGACTATGTGTTCAGCCGTTTTCCGCGCTTGATCCGCGACCTCGCCGCGCGCCTCGACAAGCAGATCGAACTGGTCACCGAAGGTGAAGCCACCGAGCTCGACAAGAGCCTGACCGAACGCATCATCGACCCGCTGACGCACCTGGTGCGCAATAGCCTCGATCATGGCATCGAGTCACCGCAGGCTCGCGAAGCCGCCGGCAAGCCGCCCACCGGGCGCCTGACGCTATCGGCTCAGCACCAGGGTGGCAATATTCTTATCGAAGTGATCGACGATGGTGCCGGACTCGATCGCCAGCGCATCCTCGCCAAGGCCATCGATAGTGGGTTGAGTGTTTCGGAGTCGATGAGCGATGAAGAGGTCTGGCAGTTGATCTTCGCCCCGGGCTTTTCCACCGCTGCCGAGGTCAGTGATGTCTCCGGGCGCGGTGTGGGCATGGATGTGGTCAAGCGCAACATCCAGGCCATGGGTGGTCATGTCGAGATCCATTCCCAATCCGGCCGAGGGACCACCACACGCATCGTGCTGCCACTGACCCTGGCGATTCTCGACGGCATGTCGATCAAGGTCGGCGACGAGATGTTCATCCTGCCGTTGTCGGCGGTCATCGAATCGCTGCAGCCCACTCAGCAGGACCTCTACACCATGGCCGGGGACGACCTGATGCTTCGGGTGCGTGAGGAATACCTGCCAATCGTGGCTTTGCACAAGGCATTGGACGTAGCCCATGCCGGCACCGAGCCCAAAGACTGCATCGCCGTGATCGTACAAGGAGAAGGCCGTCGCTATGCCCTGCTGGTCGATGACTTGATCGGCCAGCAGCAGGTCGTGGTCAAGAACCTCGAGACCAACTACCGCCGAGTCCCCGGTGTTTCTGCGGCCACCATCCTCGGTAATGGCAGCGTGGCCTTGATTCTCGATATTGCCGACCTGCACCGACTTTACCAGCGCAAGAAGCACCGCGAGCTCTCTACGTCACCGGACAAGGCTCTTTCGCTTTCCACCTCTCCTTCCACCACCCCAGCGGAGGACAATACGCCATGA
- the cheY gene encoding chemotaxis response regulator CheY translates to MPDKNMRVLIVDDFPTMRRIIRSLLKELGFTNVEEAEDGQEGLTRLREGGFDFVVSDWNMPHLDGLEMLKTIRGDDALKALPVLMVTAEAKKENIIAAAQAGANGYVVKPFTAATLEEKMNKIFEKLGM, encoded by the coding sequence ATGCCCGACAAGAACATGCGCGTTCTGATCGTCGATGACTTCCCTACCATGCGCCGCATCATCCGCAGCCTGCTGAAGGAGCTTGGCTTCACCAATGTCGAGGAGGCCGAGGACGGCCAGGAAGGCCTCACACGCCTGCGTGAAGGGGGCTTCGACTTCGTGGTATCCGACTGGAACATGCCCCACCTTGATGGCCTGGAGATGCTCAAGACCATTCGTGGCGATGATGCCCTCAAGGCTCTACCAGTGCTGATGGTGACGGCCGAAGCCAAGAAGGAAAACATCATTGCCGCTGCCCAGGCCGGCGCCAACGGTTATGTGGTCAAGCCGTTCACGGCCGCCACCCTGGAAGAAAAGATGAACAAGATCTTCGAGAAGCTGGGCATGTGA
- a CDS encoding methyl-accepting chemotaxis protein — protein sequence MKFIRNMSIRLSWSLAMGVFVILVGILCALGLYTAKLSESSIHELNQLNLEQQAALNRTDSRQLYLQLQLRGLHSGLQQATAQAERRMLTQSAERIGPQISSLETRFADFLALPAQQDQGQLISDLEAAFTNLIARGLRPQQQALARGDAEAFESHTAELVELNDAFYSASQAFFANAREHSTTLFSDFMTRVGQMQWAMAVIMAITVLTMISVLWGVSVNVVRPLKNLLGHFEAVERGDLSQPIPELNNNEIGHLYRHLARMQQALVTTVGSVRLSGERIHLGAHRIAAGNTDLSARTEQQAASLEETASSMEQLSSTVSQNADNALQASQLAREASSVASEGGTVVGEVISTMHDIRSGSHRISDIIGTIDGIAFQTNILALNASVEAARAGEHGRGFAVVAEEVRKLATRSSSAAQEIRALIDDSLKRVETGSTRVDDAGRVMENLVGAVARVSELMDDIAAASAEQSHGIQQINDAVAQMEQVTQQNAQLVQQSASASDELETEARQLATTVGRFRLDDQPSHKDQPSYKDQHSHTQQSGYKEQHGSEEQPDDSNLARWMPTLATDMNRQPHGSEEWEPYGRH from the coding sequence ATGAAATTCATCCGAAACATGAGCATCCGCCTGAGTTGGTCGCTGGCCATGGGCGTTTTCGTGATCCTGGTCGGCATACTCTGCGCACTCGGGTTGTATACCGCCAAATTGAGCGAGTCATCGATACATGAGCTGAACCAGCTCAACCTCGAGCAGCAGGCGGCACTCAACCGTACCGATTCCAGGCAGCTCTACCTGCAACTCCAGCTGCGCGGGCTCCACTCCGGGCTGCAACAAGCCACAGCACAGGCCGAGCGGCGGATGCTGACCCAGTCAGCCGAGCGTATCGGCCCCCAGATCAGCAGCCTCGAAACGCGTTTCGCCGACTTTCTGGCGCTCCCGGCACAACAGGACCAGGGCCAGCTGATCAGCGATCTGGAAGCGGCCTTCACCAACCTGATAGCGCGCGGCCTGCGTCCCCAGCAACAGGCATTGGCACGCGGTGATGCTGAAGCCTTCGAGAGCCACACCGCTGAGCTGGTTGAACTCAACGATGCCTTCTACAGTGCCAGCCAGGCGTTCTTTGCCAACGCCAGAGAGCACAGCACGACACTGTTCAGCGACTTCATGACCCGTGTCGGACAGATGCAGTGGGCAATGGCAGTGATCATGGCCATTACCGTGCTGACCATGATCAGCGTGCTATGGGGTGTCAGCGTCAATGTGGTGCGCCCCTTGAAGAATCTGCTGGGACATTTCGAGGCCGTTGAACGAGGTGATCTCTCGCAGCCGATTCCCGAACTCAACAACAATGAAATCGGTCATCTCTATCGCCATCTGGCCAGAATGCAGCAGGCGCTGGTGACTACGGTCGGCAGCGTGCGCCTCAGCGGTGAACGAATTCATCTCGGCGCCCATCGCATCGCTGCCGGCAACACCGACCTGTCAGCGCGTACCGAACAACAGGCCGCCTCACTGGAAGAAACCGCCTCGAGTATGGAGCAGCTGTCATCGACCGTCAGCCAGAATGCCGACAATGCCCTCCAGGCCAGTCAACTGGCGCGTGAGGCCAGTTCTGTGGCCAGCGAAGGGGGCACCGTGGTGGGTGAAGTGATCAGCACCATGCACGATATCCGCAGCGGCTCCCATCGCATCTCCGACATCATCGGTACCATCGATGGCATTGCCTTCCAGACCAATATCCTCGCCCTCAACGCCTCGGTGGAAGCTGCCCGTGCTGGAGAGCATGGGCGTGGTTTCGCGGTCGTTGCCGAAGAGGTCCGCAAACTGGCCACTCGTTCCTCCAGCGCCGCTCAGGAAATCCGTGCGCTGATCGATGACTCTCTCAAGCGCGTCGAAACCGGGTCCACCCGCGTTGATGACGCCGGCCGTGTGATGGAGAACCTCGTCGGCGCAGTGGCCCGCGTCAGTGAGCTCATGGATGACATTGCCGCTGCCTCGGCAGAACAGAGCCATGGCATCCAACAGATCAACGACGCCGTGGCTCAGATGGAACAGGTAACCCAGCAGAATGCCCAGTTGGTTCAGCAGTCGGCATCGGCCTCTGACGAGCTGGAAACTGAAGCCCGCCAGCTGGCGACGACGGTGGGCCGCTTCCGACTCGACGATCAGCCCAGCCATAAAGATCAGCCCAGCTACAAAGATCAGCACAGCCACACGCAACAGAGCGGTTATAAGGAGCAGCACGGCAGCGAGGAGCAACCGGATGACAGCAACCTGGCACGCTGGATGCCTACGCTGGCCACGGACATGAACCGCCAACCGCATGGCAGTGAGGAATGGGAGCCCTACGGGCGCCACTGA
- a CDS encoding EscU/YscU/HrcU family type III secretion system export apparatus switch protein, with product MTDSPPRRQAVALAYGEQSDAPRVVAMGYGNVAERIIEQARTQGVHVHDEPALVALLMQLELDQQIPPQLYDVIAELLVWTYELRDKRYS from the coding sequence ATGACTGATTCTCCTCCCCGCCGCCAGGCCGTAGCACTCGCCTACGGTGAACAGTCTGACGCGCCGCGTGTCGTTGCCATGGGCTATGGCAATGTCGCCGAGCGCATCATCGAGCAGGCTCGCACCCAGGGTGTCCATGTCCACGATGAGCCGGCCCTGGTGGCGCTGTTGATGCAGCTGGAGCTCGATCAGCAAATCCCTCCGCAGCTCTACGACGTTATCGCGGAATTGTTGGTCTGGACTTACGAACTTCGCGACAAGCGTTACTCATAG
- a CDS encoding protein-glutamate methylesterase/protein-glutamine glutaminase — MSASRIKVLCVDDSALVRNLLKEIIDAEADMEVVAVAPDPLVARDLIKQHSPDVLTLDVEMPRMDGLDFLERLMRLRPMPVLMVSSLTQAGSEVTLRALELGAVDFIAKPSLGIRNGMLEYAEEIVSRIRAAARSRPRQSRPTASPVTRLSAPMVSSEKLIIIGASTGGTEAIRQVLEPLPANSPAILIAQHMPGGFTRSFAERLNRLCQITVKEAENGERLLPGHAYIAPGGHHLELTRSGANYITRLHDGPPVNRHRPSVDVLFASAARHAGRNAVGTLLTGMGKDGAAGLLEMRRAGATTLAQDEQSCVVFGMPREAIAIDAATEVAALADIPARLLALVAASGRLQRV, encoded by the coding sequence TTGAGCGCATCCAGAATCAAGGTGCTGTGTGTCGATGATTCGGCGCTGGTCCGTAATCTACTCAAGGAAATCATCGACGCGGAGGCCGATATGGAGGTCGTGGCGGTGGCGCCAGACCCCTTGGTTGCCCGCGACCTGATCAAGCAACACTCCCCGGATGTGCTGACCCTGGATGTAGAGATGCCGCGCATGGACGGGCTCGACTTTCTCGAGCGCTTGATGCGCCTGCGCCCGATGCCGGTACTGATGGTGTCATCACTTACCCAGGCTGGCTCGGAAGTCACGCTGCGTGCCCTCGAACTGGGAGCGGTGGACTTCATCGCCAAACCGTCATTGGGGATTCGCAATGGTATGCTGGAATACGCCGAAGAGATCGTCAGCCGTATTCGCGCCGCCGCACGCTCGCGCCCACGCCAGAGTCGCCCGACAGCCAGTCCGGTGACGAGGTTGTCGGCTCCCATGGTGTCGAGCGAGAAGCTGATCATCATTGGTGCCTCCACCGGTGGCACCGAGGCCATTCGTCAGGTGCTGGAACCGTTGCCCGCCAACAGCCCGGCAATTCTGATTGCCCAGCATATGCCTGGTGGCTTCACCCGATCCTTTGCCGAACGACTCAACCGGCTGTGCCAGATCACCGTCAAGGAAGCCGAAAACGGCGAACGGCTACTGCCTGGTCATGCCTACATCGCCCCTGGCGGTCACCATCTTGAGCTGACCAGATCCGGTGCCAATTACATCACACGGCTGCACGATGGACCGCCGGTCAATCGCCACCGGCCTTCGGTGGATGTGTTATTCGCCTCGGCGGCACGTCATGCCGGGCGTAATGCCGTGGGTACGCTGCTCACCGGCATGGGCAAGGATGGCGCGGCAGGTCTGCTGGAGATGCGCCGGGCCGGGGCCACCACACTTGCCCAGGACGAACAGAGCTGTGTGGTGTTCGGCATGCCACGCGAGGCGATTGCCATCGACGCGGCCACGGAAGTCGCCGCACTGGCGGATATTCCCGCCCGACTGCTGGCGTTGGTGGCTGCCTCTGGCCGTCTCCAACGTGTGTAG
- a CDS encoding CheR family methyltransferase, protein MNESSASRTTTANNTGYAAPITQDLVLTDRDLHRVRVLIHQRAGIVLAEHKREMVYSRLAKRLRHHGLTRFSDYLNELERHPQASEWQAFINALTTNLTSFFREPHHFPLLADHVRQRSGRIRVWSAASSTGEEPWTIAMTLADALGGTASNRFEVVATDIDTDALECARRGVYDIEQVARLDQELIRRHFLRGKGRQQGLARIRPELADRVQFDILNLLAPQWSLQGRFDAIFCRNVMIYFDKPTQQRILERFVAYLQPDGLLFAGHSENFAWLNSTYRLRGKTVYQLT, encoded by the coding sequence TTGAACGAGTCATCAGCAAGCCGCACCACCACGGCCAACAACACCGGTTACGCGGCGCCCATCACCCAGGATCTGGTGCTCACTGACAGAGACCTGCACCGCGTACGCGTGCTGATTCATCAGCGCGCCGGTATCGTGCTGGCCGAACACAAACGAGAAATGGTTTACAGCCGCCTGGCCAAGCGCCTGAGGCATCACGGCCTGACGCGTTTCAGTGACTATCTCAACGAGCTCGAACGCCATCCTCAGGCCAGCGAATGGCAAGCGTTCATCAATGCCTTGACCACCAACCTCACCTCCTTTTTCCGCGAGCCTCATCACTTCCCGTTGCTCGCTGATCACGTGCGCCAGCGCAGTGGCCGAATTCGCGTCTGGAGCGCGGCCTCATCAACCGGAGAAGAGCCCTGGACGATCGCCATGACGCTCGCCGACGCGCTGGGCGGAACCGCCAGCAACCGTTTCGAGGTCGTGGCGACCGATATCGATACCGACGCGCTCGAGTGCGCCCGGCGTGGGGTCTATGACATCGAGCAGGTCGCACGACTCGATCAGGAGCTGATACGACGACACTTCCTGCGTGGCAAGGGACGCCAGCAAGGACTGGCACGTATCCGACCGGAACTTGCTGACAGGGTGCAGTTCGACATCCTCAACCTGCTTGCCCCGCAGTGGTCGCTGCAGGGTCGCTTCGATGCCATCTTCTGCCGCAACGTCATGATCTATTTCGACAAGCCTACCCAGCAGCGCATCCTCGAGCGCTTCGTTGCCTACCTGCAGCCCGATGGACTGCTGTTCGCCGGACACTCCGAGAACTTCGCCTGGTTGAACAGCACCTACCGCCTACGCGGCAAGACGGTGTACCAACTGACCTGA
- the motB gene encoding flagellar motor protein MotB: MSTPGERRPIIIRRRKVVHKHHGGSWKIALADFMTALMALFLVMWILSSSSRETREGVADYFSTPLLTALTNGDSQAVSPQVIPGGGPDPMSIEGERARIDVRMQTRPSEQQKRAFRDLQRRIELAIEQDPTLRGIRNQLRFDMTQEGLRIQLLDNEQRPMFALGSDAIAPYLRDLLYTMAPLLNDLPNELSISGHTDSLAYLNGYQGYSNWELSTDRANASRRELIEGGLTASKLLRVAGLADQVVMPGTEAEDPINRRIELIVLFPSVAELIRHPGTLAPAAEPPRMAGAETMVARARDQAAPVQGVATDDPTDASAVAAQ, translated from the coding sequence ATGAGCACGCCCGGTGAGCGCCGCCCGATCATCATTCGGCGTCGCAAGGTCGTTCACAAACACCACGGCGGTAGTTGGAAGATTGCCCTGGCCGACTTCATGACCGCCCTGATGGCGCTGTTTCTGGTGATGTGGATTCTGTCGTCATCGAGCCGCGAGACCCGTGAGGGTGTTGCCGACTACTTCAGTACCCCGCTACTCACCGCCCTGACCAATGGAGATAGTCAGGCTGTCAGTCCTCAGGTAATCCCCGGAGGCGGACCGGACCCGATGAGCATCGAGGGGGAACGAGCTCGCATCGATGTACGCATGCAGACTCGTCCCAGCGAGCAGCAGAAACGCGCCTTCCGCGACCTTCAGCGTCGCATCGAGTTGGCGATCGAACAGGACCCGACCCTGAGAGGCATCCGTAATCAACTGCGCTTCGATATGACCCAGGAAGGACTGCGCATCCAGCTACTCGATAATGAGCAACGCCCGATGTTTGCCCTCGGCAGCGACGCCATTGCGCCCTATCTGCGTGACCTGCTGTACACCATGGCACCGCTGCTCAATGACCTGCCCAACGAGCTGAGCATCAGTGGACATACCGACAGCCTCGCTTACCTCAACGGCTATCAGGGCTACAGCAACTGGGAGCTTTCCACCGACCGCGCCAACGCTTCACGCCGTGAATTGATTGAGGGAGGCCTGACCGCCAGCAAACTGCTGCGCGTGGCCGGTCTGGCCGACCAGGTAGTGATGCCCGGTACCGAGGCGGAAGACCCGATCAATCGTCGTATCGAACTGATCGTGCTGTTCCCCAGCGTCGCCGAGCTTATTCGTCATCCCGGCACTCTGGCACCGGCGGCTGAGCCACCACGCATGGCGGGCGCCGAAACCATGGTTGCCCGAGCACGCGACCAGGCCGCCCCAGTGCAAGGAGTTGCCACGGATGACCCTACTGACGCATCTGCTGTCGCCGCACAATAA
- a CDS encoding chemotaxis protein CheW: MTDLGHSSGSAAADLNQRQFLIFSLGSEEYAIDILKVQEIRGYDNVTRIANAPAFIKGVTNLRGVIVPIVDLRLRFALDSAEYNNQTVVIVVNVGQRVIGIVVDSVSDVMALLPEQIKPAPDFGVTLSSDYLSGLGSVGDRMLVLVDIERLLSNEEMALVEQLDGNS, encoded by the coding sequence ATGACCGATCTTGGCCACAGCAGCGGCTCGGCGGCCGCTGATCTCAACCAGCGCCAGTTTCTGATCTTCTCCCTCGGTAGCGAGGAATACGCCATCGACATCCTCAAGGTGCAGGAGATCCGCGGCTACGACAACGTCACCCGTATCGCCAACGCTCCCGCATTCATCAAGGGTGTCACCAATCTGCGCGGTGTCATCGTACCGATTGTCGATCTGCGCCTGCGCTTCGCGCTCGACAGTGCCGAGTACAACAACCAGACCGTGGTCATCGTGGTCAATGTCGGCCAACGCGTGATCGGCATCGTGGTCGACAGCGTTTCCGATGTGATGGCCCTGCTTCCCGAGCAGATCAAGCCAGCCCCTGACTTCGGCGTCACGCTGTCCTCGGACTATCTGAGCGGTCTGGGCAGTGTTGGCGATCGCATGTTGGTGCTGGTCGACATCGAGCGCCTGTTGAGCAACGAGGAAATGGCGCTGGTCGAGCAACTCGATGGCAATTCCTGA
- a CDS encoding flagellar transcriptional regulator FlhD, with protein MSSTTLVDEIQDMNLAYLLLARRLLADDRATALLRLKITEEQADMLLSLNSRQLTRVSRTNQLLCHLSLGSVKQLRQIVDNPREQGLSHLHSSLLMAGTQLQAELGD; from the coding sequence ATGAGCTCCACCACTTTGGTCGACGAGATTCAGGACATGAATCTTGCCTATCTTCTGCTGGCCAGAAGGCTGCTGGCAGACGATCGTGCTACCGCATTACTACGACTGAAAATCACTGAAGAACAGGCGGATATGCTGCTCAGTCTGAACTCCCGTCAGCTGACGCGCGTATCACGAACCAATCAATTGCTTTGCCATCTCAGTCTCGGCAGCGTCAAGCAGCTGCGTCAGATCGTCGACAACCCTCGTGAACAGGGGCTATCCCATCTGCATTCATCGTTGTTGATGGCGGGTACCCAGCTGCAAGCCGAGCTGGGAGATTGA
- the cheZ gene encoding protein phosphatase CheZ produces MTQPPTASSYQPDQTDDLVQRIGHVTRLLRDSMRELGLDKEIERAAEAIPDARDRLNYVVSMTEQAADRSLNAIDRAQPLQDTLGEHASALQQRWDDWFDAPCDLGEARDLVSDTRAYLTMVPNHTQATQQELLEILMAQDFQDLTGQVIKKMMDVIQEIETQLIQVLIDNAPDGEARDSLKRKVEREEQLLNGPQIDKQAEDVVASQAQVDDLLDELGF; encoded by the coding sequence ATGACGCAACCACCAACCGCCAGCAGCTACCAACCGGACCAGACCGATGATCTGGTGCAGCGCATCGGTCATGTCACCCGTCTGCTGCGTGACAGCATGCGCGAGTTGGGCCTCGACAAGGAGATCGAGCGAGCCGCAGAGGCCATTCCCGATGCCCGGGATCGTCTCAACTACGTCGTGTCGATGACGGAGCAGGCTGCAGACCGTTCACTGAATGCCATCGACCGGGCCCAGCCTCTGCAGGATACTCTCGGCGAACATGCCTCAGCGCTCCAGCAGCGTTGGGACGACTGGTTCGACGCGCCCTGCGATCTGGGAGAGGCACGCGACCTGGTCAGCGACACCCGGGCCTATCTGACGATGGTGCCAAACCATACTCAAGCGACACAGCAGGAACTGCTCGAGATTCTGATGGCCCAGGATTTCCAGGACCTCACCGGCCAGGTGATCAAGAAGATGATGGACGTCATCCAGGAGATCGAGACCCAACTGATCCAGGTACTGATCGACAATGCTCCGGACGGCGAGGCTCGGGACTCCCTCAAGCGTAAGGTCGAGCGCGAGGAGCAGCTGCTCAACGGTCCACAGATCGACAAGCAAGCCGAGGATGTTGTCGCCAGCCAGGCTCAGGTTGACGATCTCCTCGACGAGCTGGGCTTCTAG